A single region of the Erythrobacter sp. genome encodes:
- a CDS encoding TolC family protein encodes MAASIGSQTWAQNTITLDEALERAGVGTGAEDAASVNPRVYGPLAEEEAARAAITQARLRPNPELSFEAENVAGTGAFSGLQSSEYTLGFAQQIELGGKRRARIGSAEASARIAGVRRDMSTAELALAVRERYIAAVAAGQRVELAREIVERNRELARIATVLVEVGREPPLRAMRAQASLAEAEAQLQAAEADEIASSQALTALWVPTEEPWRVASSFPDISPPVAPNDASDPLPLRLAGARTELAQAEIARERSLRVPDPSVMAGVRRFEGSNDQAFIVGVTIPLPFGNRNQGNIAAAEAQARAAQAQEAIVEADYRLEFERTLTLYRSAETRVETLSRASLPQAEEALRLVEIGYRNGRFPLIEVLAAAEARDAIRENLIQAEETRGVLAARLIWLTAE; translated from the coding sequence ATGGCCGCGTCCATCGGCTCGCAAACATGGGCACAAAACACGATTACGCTCGACGAAGCGCTTGAACGCGCTGGCGTTGGTACAGGCGCGGAAGACGCAGCCTCTGTCAATCCGAGGGTCTACGGGCCTTTAGCGGAGGAAGAAGCAGCGCGCGCAGCCATCACGCAGGCGCGGCTGCGACCCAATCCGGAGCTGAGCTTCGAGGCGGAGAATGTCGCGGGAACCGGAGCGTTTTCCGGTCTCCAGTCCAGCGAGTATACGCTGGGCTTCGCACAGCAGATCGAGCTTGGCGGGAAGCGCCGCGCGCGCATCGGAAGCGCGGAAGCATCGGCGAGGATTGCTGGGGTTCGCCGGGATATGTCGACCGCTGAACTCGCGCTGGCCGTGAGAGAGCGCTACATTGCGGCAGTCGCCGCTGGACAACGCGTCGAACTCGCGCGTGAAATCGTCGAGCGCAATCGCGAACTTGCGCGTATCGCAACCGTGCTGGTCGAGGTCGGGCGAGAGCCTCCTTTACGGGCCATGCGAGCCCAGGCATCGCTTGCCGAAGCGGAAGCGCAATTGCAGGCTGCCGAAGCTGACGAGATTGCTTCGAGCCAGGCCCTCACTGCGCTGTGGGTGCCCACAGAAGAACCCTGGCGTGTCGCGTCTTCTTTCCCTGACATTAGCCCACCCGTCGCTCCGAATGATGCATCTGATCCGCTGCCGTTGCGGTTGGCAGGTGCTCGCACCGAACTCGCGCAGGCTGAGATCGCTCGCGAACGATCGCTTCGTGTGCCGGACCCGAGTGTCATGGCAGGAGTGCGGCGCTTCGAAGGCAGCAACGACCAGGCCTTTATTGTCGGCGTTACGATCCCGCTTCCTTTCGGCAACCGCAATCAAGGCAATATCGCTGCCGCCGAAGCGCAGGCGCGTGCTGCGCAGGCACAGGAAGCGATTGTCGAAGCCGATTATCGACTGGAATTTGAGCGCACCCTGACGCTTTATCGTTCTGCCGAGACAAGGGTTGAAACCTTGTCACGCGCGAGCCTTCCGCAAGCCGAGGAAGCGCTTCGACTGGTCGAGATTGGATACCGCAATGGGCGGTTTCCACTGATCGAAGTTCTGGCCGCCGCCGAGGCGCGGGATGCCATCCGTGAAAACTTGATACAGGCAGAAGAGACGCGAGGCGTACTTGCCGCCCGCCTCATCTGGCTCACTGCAGAGTGA
- a CDS encoding efflux RND transporter periplasmic adaptor subunit, with protein MKRNILIAVAVVLLATAAIWAFWPNDSEDHSEDEHSEVADAPEGIVPISDQQIEASSIDIETVEAGSATELVFPATVAAAPNASARIDARASGVVRSVNKTLGDYVRKGETIASIESADAAALASQVAAARARVGELSALYDRERRLFEANVTARQDLEAAQANLQVARAELSRAQAAAAAAGVGGNGRSLAVTSPISGQVTSAQIVLGAYVSAGDELFQVVNASGLQVQVALPANDAARISPGDEATLELGQGREIGGRVRSVTPALDPESRSATAIIALRGGVPELRPGAFLQARIRPSDEADVAAISVPEEAVQMVEGRQVVFVRMASGFQAMPVTTGARSAGRIQIRSGLREGQRIATRNAFLLKAELGKEEAEHGH; from the coding sequence ATGAAACGTAACATTCTCATAGCCGTCGCGGTCGTTCTTCTCGCGACTGCCGCCATTTGGGCCTTCTGGCCTAATGATTCCGAGGACCATTCCGAAGACGAGCACAGCGAGGTTGCCGATGCCCCAGAAGGGATCGTGCCGATCAGCGACCAGCAGATCGAAGCCTCGTCGATCGATATCGAGACGGTCGAGGCAGGCTCCGCCACCGAGTTGGTGTTCCCGGCGACCGTTGCCGCCGCTCCGAACGCGAGCGCGCGGATCGACGCGCGTGCATCCGGAGTTGTTCGCAGCGTCAACAAGACGCTTGGCGACTATGTCCGTAAGGGCGAGACGATCGCGAGTATCGAGAGTGCCGATGCCGCCGCTCTTGCATCGCAAGTCGCGGCAGCACGAGCGCGCGTGGGTGAATTGTCAGCGCTCTATGACCGTGAGCGCCGGCTGTTCGAAGCGAATGTGACGGCGCGGCAGGATCTCGAAGCTGCGCAGGCCAACCTCCAGGTCGCGCGAGCAGAATTGTCGCGGGCGCAGGCGGCTGCCGCCGCCGCAGGCGTTGGTGGCAACGGACGCTCGCTTGCCGTGACCAGTCCGATTTCCGGCCAGGTCACAAGCGCCCAAATCGTGCTCGGAGCCTATGTCTCTGCTGGCGATGAGCTGTTTCAGGTCGTCAATGCCAGTGGGTTGCAGGTGCAAGTGGCGCTACCCGCCAATGATGCGGCAAGGATCAGTCCTGGCGATGAGGCCACGCTCGAATTGGGGCAGGGCCGCGAGATCGGAGGGCGCGTGCGTTCGGTAACACCCGCACTCGATCCGGAGAGCCGCAGCGCTACCGCTATCATTGCGCTGCGGGGAGGGGTGCCGGAACTGCGTCCGGGCGCGTTCTTGCAAGCCCGGATCCGACCGTCGGATGAGGCCGATGTTGCCGCGATTTCCGTTCCGGAAGAGGCTGTGCAGATGGTCGAAGGCCGCCAGGTCGTCTTCGTTCGCATGGCAAGCGGATTCCAGGCAATGCCGGTGACGACCGGGGCAAGGTCAGCGGGGCGTATCCAGATAAGGTCGGGCCTGCGAGAGGGTCAGAGGATCGCCACTCGGAACGCATTCCTCTTGAAGGCCGAACTCGGAAAGGAGGAAGCCGAGCATGGCCATTGA